A stretch of DNA from Lawsonibacter asaccharolyticus:
CTGTGATCTCCTCCACCACATGGTACTGGGCGCAGGAGATATCCTGAGGGATATTCCGGACCACCGCATAGGCTGCGGACTGGGGCGGAAGGGAGCGGGTGGAAATGGGGCTGTGGAACACATAGACGCTCTCCCCCTCCTTCAGGTCCGCGGGATCTGATGCAGTGCGGTTCCCGCTGTCGATCCATACTGTATCAGAAGAAATATTCATGATATACTCACCGTAGCGCTCAGAGGAGAGGACCAGGCGGGTGACTGTACCCGCTTCATCCCGAATGACCTGGGTCACTTGTCCAAAGTACAGCACGCTGGCCGGGAGAGTCTGGGCCTGAGGTGCAGAGGCGGCGGCGGAATCTCCAGGCTGACCTTCGGCTTCCGCTGCCATACCGGGGACCGCAAGGGTGCAGAGCAGGGCGCCGCTTATCACGAGAGCAGAGAAGGTTCGTTTCATATCATAACACTCCTTTTTCTTTCAAACGCTCGGAAATTTTTCCTTGCACTGAGATAGACGGTCAAAGGGTAAAAAAGTTCCCCCTCTGGAGAAATTTTTTTGTTCCCTATGAGATATTTTTCCGTGTCCGGGGATATTCCTGGTGAAAAGCTTTTCAAGATCCCGCAAAGGAGGTGAGCTCCCCTGACAGACGAGTCCTTTACCTCGGCCGTTCGGACCTATGGAGACACAGTCTACCGCGTGGCCTATCACGCCCTGAAAAACCGGGCCGACGCCGAGGATGTGATGCAGACCACCCTGCTCCGGCTGCTGGAGCACCGGCAGCCCTTTGAGAGCGAGGAGCACATGAAGCACTGGCTGCTCCGGGTGGCCGTCAACGAAAGCCGGAAGCTGCTGCGCTCCTTCTGGCGCAGGCACGCCGTCCCCCTGGATGAGTGGCGGGATGCCCCCGTGTTCCAGGACCCGGCTCAGTCCGAGCTGTTTCAGGCCGTGATGGCTTTGGACGCCAAATACCGCCTGACCATCTATCTCTACTACTATGAGGGCTGCTCCGTCAGCGAGACGGCAGCCGCCCTCCGCGCAAAGCCATCCACCGTTCAGACCTGGCTGCAGCGGGCCCGAGCCCGCCTGCGCCGCACACTTTCTGAGGAAGAGGAAGGGGAGGGACCTGAGCATGTTCGACCGCAAATCGTACCTTGACACCATTTCGGCCCTGCGGGCCGATCCCGACAAGCTGGAGGAGATCATCAAGATGAAAGAGAATGACCGCAGACATATCCCGCACTCCCTGCGCCCCGTGGCCGCG
This window harbors:
- a CDS encoding sigma-70 family RNA polymerase sigma factor; amino-acid sequence: MAYHALKNRADAEDVMQTTLLRLLEHRQPFESEEHMKHWLLRVAVNESRKLLRSFWRRHAVPLDEWRDAPVFQDPAQSELFQAVMALDAKYRLTIYLYYYEGCSVSETAAALRAKPSTVQTWLQRARARLRRTLSEEEEGEGPEHVRPQIVP